A stretch of Vibrio maritimus DNA encodes these proteins:
- a CDS encoding SpoVR family protein: MTTETKTESKVLPDGPDWTFDMLERYHVEIKRVAQHYKLDTYPNQIEVITSEQMMDAYSSIGMPINYNHWSFGKKFIQTEQGYKHGQMGLAYEIVINSDPCIAYLMEENSVTMQALVMAHACYGHNSFFKGNYLFQTWTDASSIIDYLLFAKNYIADCEQKYGVEEVEQILDSCHALMNYGVDRYKRPEKISIAEEKARQEERESYLQSQVNELWKTVPKNRAKEEQQKVRFPTEPQENILYFIEKNAPLLEPWQREIVRIVRKVSQYFYPQKQTQVMNEGWATFWHYTILNHLYDEGLVSDKFILEFLHSHTSVVAQPPYNSPYFSGINPYALGFAMFQDIKRICEDPTDEDKEWFPDLAGSDWLEAVHFAMHNFKDESFISQYLSPRLMREFKFFSILDDDRKNFVEVSAIHDELGYRQIREKLAAQYNLSNLEPNIQVYNVDVRGDRSLTLQHVPHNRIPLDGGHEEVLKHLYRLWGFDVILEEVKDSGRREILGTCPKREPYNSSI, translated from the coding sequence ATGACCACTGAGACCAAGACAGAATCTAAGGTATTACCTGATGGTCCTGACTGGACCTTCGACATGCTCGAGCGCTATCACGTCGAAATAAAACGTGTTGCTCAGCATTACAAACTCGACACTTATCCAAACCAAATCGAGGTGATCACCTCTGAACAGATGATGGATGCCTACTCGAGTATCGGTATGCCCATCAACTATAACCACTGGTCGTTTGGTAAGAAGTTTATTCAAACCGAACAAGGCTACAAACATGGACAAATGGGTCTAGCGTACGAGATTGTAATCAACTCTGACCCATGTATCGCCTACCTAATGGAAGAGAACTCCGTCACAATGCAAGCGCTTGTTATGGCGCACGCTTGTTACGGTCACAACTCTTTCTTTAAGGGCAACTACTTGTTCCAAACATGGACGGATGCAAGCTCTATCATCGACTACCTCTTATTCGCGAAAAACTACATTGCTGACTGCGAGCAGAAATATGGTGTCGAAGAAGTTGAGCAAATCCTAGACTCATGTCACGCACTGATGAACTATGGCGTGGATCGTTATAAGCGACCTGAGAAGATATCAATCGCTGAAGAGAAAGCGCGTCAAGAAGAGCGTGAATCCTACCTGCAGTCTCAAGTCAACGAGCTATGGAAAACCGTACCTAAGAACCGCGCAAAAGAGGAGCAGCAAAAGGTACGTTTCCCAACGGAACCTCAAGAGAACATTCTCTATTTCATTGAGAAAAATGCACCTCTGCTGGAGCCTTGGCAGCGTGAAATCGTGCGCATCGTGCGCAAGGTAAGCCAATACTTCTATCCGCAAAAACAGACTCAGGTGATGAATGAGGGTTGGGCTACATTTTGGCACTACACCATCTTGAATCATCTATATGATGAAGGTTTGGTGAGTGATAAGTTTATTCTCGAGTTCTTGCACAGTCACACTAGTGTAGTCGCTCAACCCCCCTACAACAGCCCTTACTTTAGTGGGATAAACCCATATGCACTTGGCTTTGCAATGTTCCAAGACATTAAGCGAATTTGCGAAGACCCGACCGATGAAGATAAGGAGTGGTTCCCAGATCTCGCAGGCAGCGATTGGCTCGAGGCGGTTCACTTCGCAATGCATAACTTTAAAGATGAGAGCTTTATCAGCCAGTATCTTTCTCCGCGCTTGATGCGTGAGTTTAAGTTCTTCTCCATCCTCGATGATGACCGTAAGAACTTTGTAGAGGTCTCGGCTATTCACGACGAGTTGGGCTATCGCCAGATTCGAGAAAAGTTAGCTGCTCAATATAACCTAAGCAATTTAGAACCAAACATTCAGGTCTACAACGTAGACGTGAGAGGCGATCGTTCACTGACCCTTCAGCATGTTCCACATAATCGTATACCTCTAGACGGTGGGCATGAAGAGGTGTTGAAGCACCTATATCGACTATGGGGCTTTGATGTCATCTTAGAAGAAGTGAAAGATTCTGGCCGACGAGAAATACTGGGTACATGCCCTAAACGGGAGCCATATAACTCCAGTATTTAA
- a CDS encoding YeaH/YhbH family protein, whose amino-acid sequence MAQFIDRRLNGKNKSAVNRQRFLRRHKQKIKESVTDAVNRRSITNTETGEDVSIPSKDLNEPIFHQGQGGVKERVHPGNDQFITGDKIERPPKGGGGGGAGQGEASPDGEGEDEFVFQISKDEYLDILFEDLALPNLKKNQINKIKEWKTHRAGYQTAGMPSNIAIVRSLQQSLARRTAMTAGKRKMLDELNKQLDAIKISEPAQPLEENRLKEEIAELRKKIDSVPFIDTFDLRFKNYEKRPVPSSQAVMFCLMDVSGSMDQATKDIAKRFYVLLYLFLTRTYENVEVVFIRHHTQAKEVDEHEFFYSQETGGTIVSSALKLMQEIVEDRYPTGEWNIYAAQASDGDNWADDSPRCRDLLVNKLLPACQYYSYIEITRRTHQTLWHEYEKLENDFDNFAMKNIRSVEDIFPVFRELFQKETA is encoded by the coding sequence ATGGCACAATTTATTGATAGACGCTTAAACGGCAAGAACAAAAGTGCCGTTAATAGGCAGCGTTTTCTGCGCAGACATAAGCAGAAGATCAAAGAGTCGGTGACCGATGCCGTTAACCGTCGCTCGATCACGAACACCGAGACCGGCGAAGACGTCTCGATTCCGAGCAAAGACCTCAATGAGCCTATCTTCCATCAAGGCCAAGGGGGCGTAAAAGAGCGCGTCCATCCTGGTAACGATCAGTTCATCACTGGCGACAAAATCGAACGCCCACCAAAAGGTGGCGGCGGTGGCGGCGCCGGGCAAGGTGAAGCTAGCCCTGATGGAGAGGGTGAAGACGAATTTGTGTTCCAGATATCCAAAGATGAATACTTGGATATTTTGTTCGAAGATCTCGCACTTCCAAATCTGAAAAAGAACCAAATTAACAAGATAAAAGAGTGGAAAACCCATCGTGCTGGTTACCAGACAGCGGGCATGCCCTCTAACATTGCTATCGTACGCTCACTTCAACAATCTTTAGCGCGCCGTACCGCTATGACGGCAGGCAAGCGCAAAATGCTTGATGAGCTCAATAAACAGCTTGATGCAATCAAAATCAGTGAGCCTGCACAGCCTCTTGAAGAGAACAGGCTCAAAGAAGAGATCGCAGAGCTTCGCAAGAAAATCGATAGCGTTCCTTTTATTGACACCTTTGATTTACGCTTCAAAAACTACGAAAAACGTCCAGTACCTTCCAGCCAAGCCGTTATGTTCTGCTTGATGGATGTATCTGGCTCCATGGACCAAGCAACCAAAGACATTGCTAAGCGCTTCTACGTCTTGTTGTACTTGTTCCTTACACGAACCTATGAAAACGTCGAAGTGGTGTTTATCAGACACCATACTCAAGCTAAAGAAGTGGATGAGCACGAGTTCTTCTACTCTCAAGAAACGGGCGGAACCATTGTCTCGAGTGCATTAAAACTCATGCAAGAGATAGTCGAAGACCGTTACCCTACCGGAGAGTGGAATATCTACGCTGCGCAGGCTTCTGACGGCGATAACTGGGCCGACGATTCACCGCGATGCCGTGACTTGCTAGTGAATAAACTACTACCAGCATGTCAGTACTACTCATATATCGAGATCACTCGCCGAACTCACCAGACTCTCTGGCATGAGTACGAGAAGCTCGAGAATGATTTTGACAACTTCGCGATGAAGAACATCCGATCGGTAGAAGACATATTCCCTGTGTTTAGGGAGTTGTTTCAAAAAGAGACAGCATAG
- a CDS encoding PrkA family serine protein kinase has translation MSIFDHYQTRYEAAKDEELSIQEFLALCKDDKSAYANAAERLLLAIGEPEVIDTAQDPRLSRIFSNRIISRYKTFEDFYGMEDAIEQIVSYLKHAAQGLEERKQILYLLGPVGGGKSSLAEKLKALMQKMPIYVLSANGERSPVSDHPFCLFDVNEDGDILKSEYGIEKRYLRSIMSPWAAKRLHEFGGDITKFKVVKVRPSILDQVAIAKTEPGDENNQDISALVGKVDIRQLEHYSQDDPDAYSYSGALCRANQGLMEFVEMFKAPIKVLHPLLTATQEGNYNGTEGLSALPFDGMILAHSNESEWQTFRNNKNNEAFLDRVYIVKVPYCLRVSEEVKIYQKLLENSELSKAPCSPSTLELLGQFSVLSRLKEPENSSLFSKMRVYDGETLKDTDPKAKSYQEYRDYAGVDEGMSGLSTRFAFKILSRVFNFDQTEVAANPVHLFYVIEQQIEREQFPQEVGEKYLEFLKGYLVPRYVEFIGKEIQTAYLESYSEYGQNIFDRYVTYADFWIQDQEYRDPETGQLFDRASLNEELEKIEKTAGISNPKDFRNEIVNFVLRARANNNGSNPVWTSYEKLRTVIEKKMFSNTEELLPVISFNAKTSSEDQRKHDDFVNRMMEKGYTEKQVRLLSEWYLRVRKSS, from the coding sequence ATGAGTATTTTCGATCATTATCAAACGCGTTATGAAGCCGCAAAAGATGAAGAGTTATCAATCCAGGAATTCTTAGCTCTATGTAAAGACGATAAAAGTGCCTATGCCAACGCCGCCGAGCGTCTTCTACTCGCTATTGGCGAGCCGGAAGTCATCGACACCGCACAGGATCCGCGCTTGAGTCGTATTTTCTCAAACCGTATTATCTCTCGCTACAAAACGTTCGAAGACTTCTACGGCATGGAAGATGCCATCGAACAAATCGTTTCTTACCTAAAACACGCCGCTCAAGGACTAGAAGAACGCAAACAGATCCTGTATCTACTTGGTCCTGTTGGTGGTGGTAAATCTTCTCTCGCTGAAAAGCTCAAAGCTTTGATGCAGAAGATGCCTATTTATGTGCTTTCCGCTAACGGTGAGCGCAGTCCAGTGAGCGATCACCCGTTCTGTCTGTTCGACGTAAACGAAGATGGCGATATTCTTAAGAGCGAATATGGCATCGAAAAGCGCTACCTACGCTCAATCATGTCGCCATGGGCAGCGAAACGCCTTCATGAGTTCGGTGGTGACATTACCAAATTTAAAGTCGTTAAAGTAAGACCATCGATTCTTGACCAAGTCGCTATCGCGAAGACTGAACCAGGCGATGAAAACAACCAAGACATCTCTGCATTGGTAGGTAAAGTCGATATTCGTCAATTAGAACACTACTCTCAAGACGATCCAGATGCCTACAGCTACTCTGGTGCACTATGTCGAGCTAACCAAGGCTTGATGGAATTCGTTGAGATGTTTAAAGCGCCGATCAAGGTCCTTCACCCGCTACTTACTGCGACTCAAGAAGGTAACTACAACGGTACTGAGGGTCTTTCTGCGCTGCCGTTTGATGGCATGATCCTCGCGCACTCGAATGAATCAGAGTGGCAGACATTCCGAAACAACAAAAACAACGAAGCCTTCCTAGACCGTGTTTACATTGTGAAGGTGCCATATTGCTTGCGCGTTTCTGAAGAAGTGAAGATCTACCAGAAATTGCTTGAAAACAGTGAGTTATCTAAAGCACCTTGCTCGCCAAGTACGCTGGAATTACTCGGTCAATTTAGTGTTCTTTCTCGCTTGAAAGAGCCAGAAAACTCATCGCTATTCTCGAAGATGCGCGTTTATGATGGTGAAACACTAAAAGACACCGATCCTAAAGCGAAGAGCTATCAAGAATACCGTGACTACGCGGGTGTCGATGAGGGCATGTCTGGTCTATCTACCCGTTTCGCGTTCAAGATCCTATCTCGCGTGTTTAACTTCGACCAAACTGAAGTGGCTGCGAACCCGGTTCACTTGTTCTACGTCATCGAACAGCAGATTGAGCGTGAGCAGTTCCCTCAAGAAGTTGGGGAGAAGTACCTGGAGTTCTTGAAGGGCTACCTAGTTCCTCGCTACGTTGAGTTTATCGGTAAAGAAATCCAGACTGCGTATTTAGAGTCATACTCTGAGTACGGCCAGAACATCTTTGACCGCTACGTCACGTATGCTGATTTCTGGATCCAAGACCAAGAGTATCGTGATCCAGAGACTGGCCAGCTATTTGACCGTGCATCGCTCAATGAAGAACTGGAAAAAATTGAGAAGACCGCTGGTATCAGCAACCCGAAAGACTTCCGTAATGAGATTGTGAACTTCGTGCTACGTGCACGTGCTAACAACAATGGCTCAAACCCTGTTTGGACCAGCTACGAGAAGCTTCGCACCGTTATCGAGAAGAAAATGTTCTCGAACACAGAAGAGCTTCTTCCTGTTATCTCGTTCAATGCGAAAACGTCGTCTGAAGACCAACGCAAACACGATGATTTCGTCAATCGCATGATGGAGAAAGGTTACACCGAGAAACAAGTCAGATTGCTGTCTGAGTGGTACTTGAGAGTTCGTAAATCCTCATAG
- a CDS encoding YfbU family protein: MEMTNAQRLILSNQYYLMAKLTPENAAKYQRLQTIVERGYELQMREMNKEFGCLVEDECREVIDIMEMYHAMQESNKMLSEEDRKDVDQRRLQFLGFDIATEAQLVNYVRFLVDSEGLYPQFDKGDHHFNSHVPMLDKYRRMLVTWRNCPRQYHLSSAEFRQIFNA; encoded by the coding sequence ATGGAAATGACAAACGCTCAACGTCTAATCCTATCTAACCAGTACTACCTGATGGCGAAACTCACGCCAGAAAACGCAGCGAAATACCAGCGTCTTCAGACCATCGTAGAACGTGGCTACGAGCTACAAATGCGTGAGATGAACAAAGAGTTCGGTTGCCTTGTAGAAGATGAGTGTCGTGAAGTTATCGACATCATGGAAATGTATCACGCGATGCAAGAATCAAACAAAATGCTATCTGAAGAAGATCGTAAAGACGTCGATCAGCGCCGTCTACAGTTCTTGGGCTTTGATATTGCAACTGAAGCACAGTTAGTGAACTATGTTCGCTTCTTAGTGGACTCTGAAGGTCTGTATCCTCAGTTCGACAAGGGTGACCACCACTTCAATAGCCATGTTCCAATGCTAGACAAATATCGTCGCATGCTGGTTACGTGGAGAAACTGCCCACGTCAATATCACCTATCAAGTGCAGAATTCCGCCAGATTTTTAACGCTTAA
- the pflA gene encoding pyruvate formate lyase 1-activating protein encodes MSTTGRIHSFESCGTVDGPGIRFIVFMQGCLMRCQYCHNRDTWDTHDGKEINVDELIKEAKSYRHFMNASGGGVTCSGGEAMLQPEFVRDFFRAAQAEGIHTCLDTNGYIRKHTDVVDEVLEATDLVMLDLKHMKDEIHQDFIGVSNRRVLDFARYLHKIGQKTWIRYVVVPGYTDDPEAAHMLGEFIKDMDNIEKVELLPYHKLGAHKWEALGFDYPLEGVEPPKKEVMDEIQSILLQYTDTVKY; translated from the coding sequence ATGTCAACAACAGGTCGCATTCACTCATTCGAATCTTGCGGTACCGTCGATGGACCGGGTATTCGTTTTATTGTCTTTATGCAAGGCTGTCTTATGCGCTGCCAGTATTGCCACAACCGCGATACTTGGGATACGCATGACGGCAAAGAAATCAATGTCGATGAGCTAATCAAAGAGGCGAAATCTTACCGCCACTTTATGAATGCGTCTGGCGGTGGTGTGACTTGCTCTGGTGGTGAGGCAATGCTTCAACCAGAATTTGTTCGTGACTTCTTTAGAGCAGCTCAAGCAGAAGGCATCCACACCTGTCTTGATACTAACGGCTACATTCGCAAGCATACTGACGTTGTTGACGAAGTGCTGGAAGCCACCGATCTCGTGATGCTTGACCTTAAGCACATGAAAGATGAAATCCACCAAGACTTCATCGGCGTTTCTAACCGTCGCGTTCTCGACTTTGCACGTTACCTGCACAAAATCGGTCAAAAAACCTGGATTCGCTACGTCGTTGTCCCTGGTTATACCGACGATCCAGAAGCGGCTCACATGTTAGGTGAATTCATTAAAGATATGGATAACATCGAGAAAGTTGAACTGCTTCCGTACCACAAACTTGGTGCGCACAAATGGGAAGCACTCGGCTTTGATTATCCGCTTGAAGGCGTTGAGCCACCGAAGAAAGAAGTGATGGATGAAATCCAAAGCATCTTGCTTCAATACACGGATACGGTGAAATACTAG